One segment of Streptosporangium brasiliense DNA contains the following:
- a CDS encoding GNAT family N-acetyltransferase: MKIDYGYLMLIHVRLEDLCRETWEDVADLTVADDQSDLIASNLYSIAESRFLPGFVTQAVMHGECAVGFAMYGPDPDDGQVWLYRLMIDKSHQGKGLGRAALRQIVAHVRDGLGAPVLRLGVRADNVVAKALYTSAGFAPTGQSFGEEEILELRLSADD; the protein is encoded by the coding sequence GTGAAGATCGACTATGGATACCTCATGCTGATTCATGTGCGCCTAGAGGACCTGTGCCGGGAGACCTGGGAAGACGTGGCCGACCTGACGGTGGCCGACGACCAGTCCGACCTCATCGCATCAAACCTGTACTCGATCGCCGAAAGCCGCTTTCTGCCGGGCTTCGTGACCCAGGCGGTGATGCACGGCGAGTGCGCCGTGGGCTTCGCGATGTATGGCCCTGATCCCGACGACGGCCAAGTGTGGCTGTACCGCTTGATGATCGACAAGTCTCACCAGGGCAAGGGCCTGGGCCGGGCCGCCCTCCGGCAGATCGTCGCGCATGTGCGGGACGGGCTCGGCGCGCCGGTACTGCGGCTGGGCGTACGCGCCGACAACGTCGTGGCCAAGGCTCTCTACACCTCTGCCGGATTCGCCCCCACCGGGCAGAGCTTCGGCGAGGAGGAGATCCTGGAACTCCGCCTGTCCGCCGACGACTGA